One Solanum pennellii chromosome 9, SPENNV200 DNA segment encodes these proteins:
- the LOC107029344 gene encoding thiamine-repressible mitochondrial transport protein THI74 — translation MKDQSWRWVLGLVYIITVASIWIAASFVVQSVVDAGVSPFLVTYLCNSLFIVYIPFIEIVHFLEDKYGTVLFWRNTKDNTSDSPESEEVVLLDETSEQIIDENVDMGLDAKGRWTRSRVAKVSLLICPFWFLAQLTFNLSLKYTTVTSNTILSSSSSLFTFLVSLVFLGEVFTWVKMFSVLLCMGGTIIVSLGDSKSGSSKVASNPVLGDILSLVSAAMYAVYITLIRKKLPDDDGKSGHASMAQFLGYLGLFNMLIFLPIPLVLNFANLEPFNTLTWKQLGLIVGKGMFDNVLSDLLWAKAILLTSTTVATAGLTIQVPLAAIVDSLTGNAPPIMDYIGAAAVMVGFAGINIPSDSCSVPKEASIELENGKIQSTEQDHLSPR, via the exons ATGAAAGATCAATCTTGGAGATGGGTTTTGGGTTTGGTTTATATAATTACTGTTGCATCTATATGGATTGCTGCTAGTTTTGTTGTTCAATCTGTTGTTGATGCCGGTGTTTCACCTTTTCTTGTTACATATCTCTGCAATTCTTTGTTCATAGTATAtattccctttattgaaattgttcattttctagaGGATAAATATGGTACCGTGTTGTTTTGGCGAAATACCAAAGATAATACCTCTGATTCACCAGAATCAGAGGAGGTTGTTCTTCTGGATGAGACAAGCGAAcaaattattgatgaaaatgttgatatgggtcttgaTGCAAAAGGGCGTTGGACACGCTCTAGAGTAGCAAAAGTTAGCTTGTTGATATGCCCTTTTTGGTTTCTAGCTCAGCTTACATTTAATCTATCACTCAAATATACAACTGTTACG tcGAATACCATCTTAAGCAGTTCCTCCAGCTTGTTTACTTTTTTGGTGTCTCTTGTATTCTTGGGAGAAGTTTTTACTTGGGTGAAGATGTTCAGTGTTCTCCTTTGTATGGGAGGAACAATCATTGTGAGCTTGGGTGACTCAAAATCAGGGTCTAGCAAAGTGGCTTCGAATCCCGTTCTTGGTGACATTCTTTCTCTTGTCTCAGCTGCTATGTATGCTGTTTATATAACCCTTATTCGTAAAAAGTTACCTGATGATGATGGGAAAAGTGGTCATGCTAGTATGGCACAGTTTCTTGGATATTTGGGTTTATTCAACATGCTCATATTCTTACCCATACCTCTTGTACTCAACTTTGCTAACCTTGAGCCATTTAACACGCTCACTTGGAAGCAACTTGGCTTGATAGTTGGTAAAG GTATGTTCGATAATGTGCTGAGCGATTTACTGTGGGCCAAGGCTATTCTGTTGACCTCCACAACAGTAGCAACAGCAGGACTGACCATTCAGGTTCCTCTAGCAGCAATTGTGGATTCACTGACAGGAAATGCACCCCCCATCATGGATTACATTGGAGCTGCAGCTGTCATGGTTGGTTTTGCAGGCATTAACATCCCTTCAGATTCATGTTCAGTACCAAAAGAAGCAAGCATTGAACTAGAAAATGGGAAAATTCAGTCCACAGAACAGGATCACCTATCACCCAGGTAG